Proteins found in one Methylobacter sp. S3L5C genomic segment:
- the hisA gene encoding 1-(5-phosphoribosyl)-5-[(5-phosphoribosylamino)methylideneamino]imidazole-4-carboxamide isomerase has product MLLIPAIDLKEGKCVRLRQGRMDDNTVFSDDPVAVAGRWVAAGAKRIHLVDLDGAFAGKPVNADIIHAIVAAYPHVPVQIGGGIRDEETIQAYLNAGVEYVIIGTKAVNEPHFVRDMAMEYPRRIIVGLDAKDGKVAIDGWSKLSKHDVIDLAQHFEADGVEAIIYTDISRDGMMQGVNVEATARLARAIKIPVIASGGITNIDDIKALGAVAYQGIMGAITGRAIYEGTLDFAEAEKLAESFSAS; this is encoded by the coding sequence ATGTTGTTAATTCCCGCTATTGATTTGAAAGAAGGCAAATGTGTCCGTTTACGTCAGGGACGTATGGACGATAATACGGTTTTTTCTGATGATCCCGTGGCTGTTGCCGGTCGATGGGTTGCCGCTGGCGCCAAAAGAATTCATTTGGTCGATTTGGATGGCGCCTTTGCGGGCAAACCCGTTAATGCCGATATCATCCATGCCATAGTCGCCGCTTACCCTCATGTTCCGGTTCAAATTGGTGGCGGTATTCGTGATGAAGAGACTATTCAGGCTTATCTAAATGCCGGCGTGGAATATGTCATTATTGGCACCAAGGCCGTTAATGAACCCCATTTTGTCAGGGATATGGCTATGGAATATCCGCGCCGCATCATCGTTGGACTGGATGCAAAAGATGGTAAAGTGGCGATTGACGGCTGGTCAAAACTGTCAAAACATGATGTCATTGATTTGGCACAACACTTTGAAGCAGATGGTGTAGAGGCTATTATTTATACCGACATTTCCAGAGACGGCATGATGCAAGGCGTCAACGTTGAAGCCACAGCACGCTTGGCCAGAGCCATTAAAATCCCGGTCATTGCTTCGGGTGGCATTACCAACATTGATGATATTAAAGCTTTGGGCGCAGTAGCTTACCAAGGCATTATGGGCGCAATTACCGGACGTGCGATTTATGAAGGCACCCTGGATTTTGCCGAAGCGGAAAAACTGGCCGAATCTTTTAGTGCCTCATGA
- the hisH gene encoding imidazole glycerol phosphate synthase subunit HisH produces the protein MSSVAVIDYGMGNLHSIAKALQHAAPDVDVQIVADPELILQADRVVFPGVGAIRDCMQALNQSGLSAVIQSVAKTKPFLGICLGMQALLTDNEENGNTKCLDILPGHVVRFSEGLQDSQANKLKIPHMGWNQVHFLPHPLWDNIPQNSRFYFVHSYYAIPDDSAEIAATTEYPDAFACALAKDNVFAVQFHPEKSQAVGLQLLNNFLHWNGQV, from the coding sequence ATGTCTTCTGTCGCTGTTATTGATTATGGAATGGGTAATTTGCATTCAATTGCAAAAGCCCTTCAACACGCCGCACCGGATGTGGACGTACAAATTGTTGCCGATCCAGAGCTAATTTTACAAGCCGATCGCGTAGTTTTTCCTGGTGTCGGGGCAATACGCGATTGTATGCAAGCGCTTAATCAATCCGGCTTATCTGCAGTTATCCAAAGCGTCGCCAAAACGAAACCGTTTCTGGGCATTTGCTTGGGCATGCAGGCGTTATTGACCGATAACGAAGAAAACGGTAACACGAAATGCCTGGATATTCTTCCCGGGCATGTCGTGCGTTTTTCAGAGGGGTTACAGGATAGCCAAGCAAATAAGCTAAAAATCCCCCACATGGGCTGGAATCAGGTACATTTTCTGCCTCACCCGTTATGGGACAATATCCCGCAAAACAGTCGTTTTTATTTTGTGCATAGTTATTATGCAATACCTGATGACAGCGCAGAGATTGCGGCGACTACCGAATATCCCGATGCTTTTGCCTGTGCTTTGGCTAAAGATAATGTTTTTGCCGTACAATTTCACCCGGAAAAAAGTCAAGCGGTTGGTTTACAACTGCTTAACAACTTTTTGCATTGGAATGGCCAAGTTTAA
- the hisB gene encoding imidazoleglycerol-phosphate dehydratase HisB → MTQRIAEVERNTLETQIKISINLDGTGKASFVTGVPFLDHMLDQVARHGLIDMDINAKGDLEIDAHHTVEDIGITLGQAFALAIGDKKGIYRYGHAYVPLDEALSRVVIDFSGRPGLFYDVKYPKAMIGRFDVDLFREFFQGFVNHAGVTLHIDNLKGANAHHVAETIFKALGRAIRMAITADTRMAGIMPSTKGSL, encoded by the coding sequence ATGACTCAAAGAATCGCTGAAGTCGAGCGCAATACGCTCGAAACTCAAATTAAAATTAGCATCAATCTGGATGGAACGGGTAAAGCCTCATTTGTAACTGGCGTACCATTCCTTGATCACATGCTTGATCAAGTCGCCCGGCATGGTTTGATTGATATGGACATTAATGCCAAAGGCGATTTGGAAATTGATGCCCATCACACGGTTGAAGATATCGGCATTACCTTAGGTCAGGCATTTGCTCTGGCAATTGGCGATAAAAAAGGTATTTATCGTTATGGACATGCATATGTTCCTTTGGATGAAGCCTTGTCCAGAGTGGTTATTGATTTTTCCGGTCGCCCCGGCCTGTTCTATGACGTTAAATACCCAAAAGCCATGATAGGCCGTTTTGACGTGGATTTGTTCAGAGAATTTTTTCAGGGTTTTGTCAATCATGCCGGCGTTACTTTGCACATTGACAACTTGAAAGGTGCCAATGCGCATCATGTTGCAGAAACCATATTTAAAGCTCTGGGCCGAGCCATACGCATGGCGATTACCGCCGATACGCGAATGGCAGGTATAATGCCATCCACCAAAGGCAGTCTTTAG